In Luteimonas viscosa, the following proteins share a genomic window:
- the creD gene encoding cell envelope integrity protein CreD produces the protein MCAMRLWLKILMVLGMTLAILVPLMLIRGVIHDRQAHRQEAVRSIARSEAAAQGIAGPVLVVPWTEIVEVEEKNDRGDVVRTVRRDGESGEWLFFPESLDLEGTMTPYTRRLGLHEIRMYTLAGQLSASFDVRIPRDLDPALPRRIGQPRLGYGIADVRGLRGATRLQVGGVDMPLLQGQGHRDQPGVHVGLAVPVAGARLALDTRLEFELAGAESLSVAPLAQRNRIGLSSRWPHPLFNGAFLPVSRSIGADGFEAAWEVSSLATNAQAQYRNGATLSTAARVPGSTPAEEGIDAIGLSLVEPVDGYAQADRASKYGILFVLLTFVGFFMFELIKQLRIHPIQYALAGLALAIFFLLLVSLSEHVAFGWAYLVASVACIGLLGFYLSHVLRSRARGAGFAMTLATLYAALYGLLVSEDNALVLGAGLLFLILAAIMVVTRKVDWYHLSPGGVPRTP, from the coding sequence GTGTGTGCGATGAGGCTGTGGCTGAAGATCCTGATGGTGCTGGGCATGACCCTGGCGATCCTGGTGCCGCTGATGCTGATCCGCGGCGTGATCCACGACCGCCAGGCCCACCGCCAGGAGGCGGTGCGCAGCATCGCGCGCAGCGAGGCGGCCGCGCAGGGCATCGCCGGACCGGTGCTGGTGGTGCCGTGGACCGAGATCGTCGAGGTGGAGGAGAAGAACGACCGCGGCGACGTGGTGCGCACCGTGCGCCGCGACGGCGAGAGCGGCGAATGGCTGTTCTTCCCCGAATCGCTGGACCTGGAGGGCACGATGACGCCCTACACGCGCCGGCTGGGCCTGCACGAGATCCGCATGTACACGCTCGCCGGCCAGCTGTCGGCGTCGTTCGACGTGCGCATCCCACGCGATCTCGATCCCGCCCTGCCGCGCAGGATCGGCCAGCCCCGGCTGGGTTACGGCATCGCCGACGTGCGCGGCCTGCGCGGCGCGACCAGGCTGCAGGTCGGTGGCGTCGACATGCCGCTGCTGCAGGGCCAGGGCCATCGCGACCAGCCCGGCGTGCACGTCGGCCTGGCGGTGCCGGTGGCCGGCGCGCGCCTCGCCCTGGACACCCGGCTGGAGTTCGAGCTCGCCGGCGCCGAGTCGCTGTCCGTGGCACCGCTGGCGCAGCGCAACCGGATCGGCCTGTCCTCGCGCTGGCCGCATCCGCTGTTCAATGGCGCGTTCCTGCCCGTGTCGCGCAGCATCGGCGCCGACGGGTTCGAGGCGGCGTGGGAGGTGTCCTCGCTGGCGACGAATGCGCAGGCGCAGTACCGCAACGGCGCAACCCTTTCGACCGCCGCCCGGGTGCCCGGGTCGACCCCTGCGGAAGAGGGCATCGACGCGATCGGGCTGTCGCTGGTGGAGCCGGTCGACGGCTACGCCCAGGCCGATCGCGCCAGCAAGTACGGCATCCTGTTCGTGCTGCTGACCTTCGTCGGCTTCTTCATGTTCGAGCTGATCAAGCAGCTGCGCATCCACCCGATCCAGTACGCGCTCGCGGGACTCGCCCTGGCGATCTTCTTCCTGCTGCTGGTGAGCCTGTCCGAGCACGTCGCGTTCGGCTGGGCCTATCTGGTCGCGAGCGTGGCCTGCATCGGCCTGCTCGGCTTCTACCTCTCGCACGTGCTGCGCAGCCGCGCGCGCGGTGCCGGTTTCGCGATGACGCTGGCGACGCTGTACGCCGCGCTCTACGGCCTGCTGGTGTCGGAGGACAATGCGCTGGTGCTCGGCGCCGGACTGCTGTTCCTGATCCTGGCCGCGATCATGGTGGTCACGCGCAAGGTCGACTGGTACCACCTCTCGCCCGGCGGAGTGCCACGGACGCCCTGA
- the creC gene encoding two-component system sensor histidine kinase CreC: MKIGLRILLGYFVIVALAGILLMRVFVQEVKPGVRQAMEDTLADTANVLAELASDDMLAGRMADGAFAARIAKLEHRDIGARIWDFEKQGVSYRITVTDAKGIVVYDSAGRDVGRDNSRWNDVHRTLRGQYGARSTRSDPDDDSSSVMYVAAPIRDGLGADGGDIIGVLTVSKPNRTIEPFIQRSERIVRRWGLVLLGAALAIGLAAAWWLSRQIGGLQRYARAVTEGERATPPRSAGEFRELGLALETMRDRLEGKQYVENYVHGLTHELKSPLTAIRGAAELLEQPLPEADRIRFAGTIREQGERLTRTIDALLALAAVEHRQRIEQPEAIDLAALVADAVADAGMRASEAGVRIESRIEAALPPLRGDRFLLRQLLGNLLDNAIDFSPEGAAVGLSASTDGAGVRLEVADAGPGVPDYALDRVFERFYSLPRPRTGARSSGLGLSFVREVAALHGGEAAVHNRPEGGAVAIVRLPAT, encoded by the coding sequence ATGAAGATCGGCCTGCGCATCCTGCTCGGCTATTTCGTGATCGTCGCGCTGGCCGGGATCCTGCTGATGCGCGTGTTCGTCCAGGAAGTGAAGCCCGGCGTGCGCCAGGCGATGGAGGACACCCTGGCCGACACCGCCAACGTCCTGGCGGAGCTCGCGAGCGACGACATGCTCGCCGGACGCATGGCCGACGGCGCGTTCGCGGCGCGCATCGCGAAACTGGAGCACCGCGACATCGGCGCCAGGATCTGGGACTTCGAAAAGCAGGGCGTGAGCTATCGCATCACGGTCACCGATGCGAAGGGCATCGTCGTGTACGACTCCGCGGGGCGCGACGTGGGCCGCGACAACTCGCGCTGGAACGATGTCCACCGGACCCTGCGCGGCCAGTACGGCGCCCGCTCCACCCGCAGCGACCCCGACGACGACTCATCGTCGGTGATGTACGTGGCCGCGCCGATCCGCGACGGCCTCGGCGCCGATGGCGGCGACATCATCGGCGTGCTCACGGTGTCCAAGCCCAACCGCACGATCGAGCCCTTCATCCAGCGCAGCGAACGCATCGTCCGGCGCTGGGGCCTGGTGTTGCTCGGCGCCGCGCTGGCGATCGGCCTGGCTGCCGCGTGGTGGCTCTCGCGACAGATCGGCGGCCTGCAGCGCTACGCGCGCGCGGTCACCGAGGGCGAGCGCGCCACGCCCCCGCGCTCGGCGGGCGAGTTCCGGGAGCTGGGCCTGGCGCTGGAGACGATGCGCGACCGGCTCGAGGGCAAGCAGTACGTGGAGAACTACGTTCATGGTCTCACCCACGAACTCAAGTCGCCGCTGACCGCGATCCGCGGCGCGGCGGAACTGCTGGAGCAGCCGCTGCCCGAAGCCGACCGTATCCGCTTCGCCGGCACCATCCGCGAGCAGGGCGAGCGGCTCACCCGCACCATCGACGCCCTTCTGGCGCTCGCGGCGGTGGAGCACCGCCAGCGGATCGAACAGCCGGAAGCGATCGACCTCGCCGCGCTGGTGGCCGACGCGGTCGCCGACGCGGGCATGCGCGCGTCCGAGGCCGGCGTGCGCATCGAGTCCCGGATCGAAGCCGCACTGCCGCCGCTGCGCGGAGACCGCTTCCTGCTGCGGCAACTGCTCGGCAACCTGCTCGACAACGCGATCGACTTCTCGCCCGAGGGCGCGGCCGTCGGATTGTCTGCGTCCACGGACGGCGCCGGTGTGCGGCTGGAAGTGGCCGACGCCGGTCCCGGCGTGCCCGACTACGCGCTCGACCGCGTGTTCGAACGCTTCTATTCGCTCCCGCGCCCGCGCACCGGCGCCCGCAGCAGCGGCCTGGGCCTGAGCTTCGTGCGCGAGGTCGCGGCGCTGCACGGCGGCGAGGCAGCGGTGCACAACCGTCCCGAAGGCGGCGCGGTGGCGATCGTGCGCCTGCCCGCGACCTGA
- the creB gene encoding two-component system response regulator CreB, with protein sequence MPHILLVEDETAIAATVLYALREDGHEATHCLTAGDALQAAAATRFDLAILDVGLPDLGGFALCRRLREARDLPVIFLTARQDEADRVLGFELGADDYVPKPFSPRELVARVRAVLRRSRAAGEEAPRALAAGFEHDDEGLRIRYRGELLVLTRYEYGLLAALLARPGAVLSRAQLMDRVWGESLDTGDRTIDTHVKTLRAKLHAIAPEADPIRTHRGLGYSLEAG encoded by the coding sequence ATGCCCCACATCCTGCTGGTCGAAGACGAAACCGCGATCGCCGCGACCGTGCTCTATGCGCTGCGCGAGGACGGGCACGAGGCGACGCACTGCCTGACCGCGGGCGATGCGCTGCAGGCGGCGGCCGCGACGCGCTTCGATCTTGCGATCCTCGACGTCGGCCTGCCGGACCTGGGCGGCTTCGCGCTGTGCCGCAGGCTGCGCGAGGCGCGCGACCTGCCGGTGATCTTCCTGACCGCCCGCCAGGACGAGGCCGACCGCGTGCTGGGCTTCGAACTGGGCGCCGACGACTACGTGCCCAAGCCGTTTTCGCCGCGCGAGCTGGTGGCGCGCGTGCGCGCGGTGCTGCGGCGCAGTCGTGCCGCCGGCGAGGAGGCGCCGCGTGCGCTGGCCGCGGGGTTCGAGCACGACGACGAGGGCCTGCGCATCCGCTACCGCGGCGAACTGCTGGTGCTGACCCGCTACGAGTACGGTCTGCTGGCGGCCCTGCTGGCGCGTCCCGGCGCGGTGCTGAGCCGGGCGCAGCTGATGGACCGCGTCTGGGGCGAGTCGCTCGACACCGGCGACCGCACCATCGACACCCATGTCAAGACCCTGCGCGCGAAGCTGCATGCGATCGCGCCCGAGGCCGATCCGATCCGCACCCACCGCGGCCTCGGCTACTCGCTCGAGGCCGGTTGA
- a CDS encoding 23S rRNA (adenine(2030)-N(6))-methyltransferase RlmJ — MNYRHAFHAGNHADVFKHAVLLALCDALVAKPSACFALDTHAGRGLYLLDGSDARRTGEADDGVEALLRRRASPALARYRGAIAACRAQHGDTAYPGSPWLLAHALREHDRIACCELQPGEAAALKHQFAGDPRVGVHQRDGYAAVSALLPPKSGQARIGRGLVLVDPPYEAQRAELDPVLAALRAGLLRWPQGMFMLWYPIKQRATVQPFLRRAAKLPAKSALCVELMVQPEESALRMNGSGLLLCNPPWHFEETLAPLLPALRDALAPRGGSHRLQWLRRDES, encoded by the coding sequence ATGAACTACCGCCACGCCTTCCACGCCGGCAACCACGCCGACGTGTTCAAGCACGCCGTGCTGCTCGCGCTGTGCGATGCGCTGGTGGCGAAGCCGTCGGCGTGCTTCGCGCTCGATACCCATGCAGGCCGTGGCCTGTACCTGCTCGACGGCAGCGACGCGCGGAGGACGGGCGAGGCGGACGACGGCGTCGAGGCGCTGTTGCGACGCCGGGCCTCGCCGGCGCTGGCGCGCTATCGCGGGGCGATCGCCGCCTGCCGCGCGCAGCACGGGGACACCGCCTATCCGGGATCGCCCTGGCTGCTCGCGCATGCGCTGCGCGAGCACGATCGCATCGCCTGCTGCGAGCTGCAGCCGGGGGAGGCGGCCGCGCTGAAGCACCAGTTCGCGGGCGATCCGCGGGTGGGCGTGCACCAGCGCGACGGCTATGCCGCGGTCTCCGCGCTGCTGCCGCCGAAGAGCGGACAGGCACGCATCGGCCGCGGCCTGGTGCTGGTCGACCCGCCCTACGAAGCGCAGCGCGCCGAGCTCGACCCGGTGCTGGCCGCGCTGCGCGCGGGCCTGCTGCGCTGGCCGCAGGGCATGTTCATGCTCTGGTATCCGATCAAGCAGCGCGCGACGGTGCAACCGTTCCTGCGCCGCGCGGCGAAACTGCCGGCGAAATCGGCGCTGTGCGTCGAACTGATGGTGCAACCGGAAGAATCCGCGCTGCGCATGAACGGCAGCGGCCTGCTGCTGTGCAATCCGCCGTGGCACTTCGAAGAGACCCTGGCGCCACTGCTGCCGGCGCTGCGCGATGCGCTCGCGCCGCGGGGCGGCTCGCACCGGCTGCAGTGGCTGCGCCGGGACGAAAGCTGA
- the mfd gene encoding transcription-repair coupling factor, protein MPPERPTAPPLPRPGQPRAWWRMPASRSALAWHVARAARARTAPLLLIARDNHAAHQLETDLRTLLGGDEGLPVVVFPDWETLPWDRFSPHPDIVSQRLATLLRLPSLTQPAIVIVPVQTLLQRLPPLRHVVGSAFDMRVGQRLDFDAEKRRLEGAGYRNVPQVFDPGDFAVRGGLLDVYPMGADQPYRVELFDDSIESIRAFDPETQRSLDRVDAMRMLPGREIPTDDVALSAALDALRARFDIDTRRSGLVQDLKAGIVPAGIEYYLPLFFATTATLFDYLAPDTLPLVDDGALEAADHFCRQAAERYEQLRHDIERPILPPAELWLTPDALRERLNAGERIELCDTAHPRHAQASALGDQPAPVLPLSARDSEPGAALGAFLSSYSGRTLIAADSAGRREALLELLDAAGLKPVVLTGFAAFLSDSGGGGDGNAGAVAAEGRTTPMGSRLRGNDIGFAIAVAPLDDGFALDDDGTGRGPVAILTERQLFPERAAQPRRRKRAGREPEAIIRDLGELSEGAPIVHEDHGVGRYRGLVTLEAGGQAGEYLDIEYAKGDRLYVPVAQLHLVSRYSGASAETAPLHSLGGEQWAKAKRKAREKVRDVAAELLEIQARRMARAGLALPLDRAMYEPFAAAFPFEETPDQHAAIEAVIRDLGSSQPMDRVVCGDVGFGKTEVAVRAAFVAAAAGRQVAVLVPTTLLAEQHYRNFRDRFADWPLRVEVLSRFKSTKEIKAEIGKIAEGTLDVIVGTHRLLQKDVKFKDLGLVIVDEEQRFGVRQKEALKALRANVHLLTLTATPIPRTLNMAMAGLRDLSIIATPPAHRLAVQTFVHAWDDAMLREAFQRELSRGGQVYFLHNDVESIGRMQRQLSELVPDARIGIAHGQMPERELEKVMLDFHKQRFNVLLCSTIIESGIDIPNANTIIINRADKFGLAQLHQLRGRVGRSHHRAYAYLVVPDRRSITSDAQKRLEAIASMDELGAGFTLATHDLEIRGAGELLGEDQSGQMAEVGFSLYTELLERAVRSIRQGKLPDIDEPLDRGADVELHVPALIPEDYLPDVHTRLTLYKRISSARDGAELRELQVEMIDRFGLLPDPARHLFAIAELRLQATALGIRKLDLGPGGGRLQFLDKPSVDPMAVIRLIQGQSKHYRMDGPDRLRITLDLPDADTRLKAARGLLIALAPQAGSA, encoded by the coding sequence ATGCCCCCAGAACGTCCCACCGCTCCGCCGCTGCCGCGGCCCGGCCAGCCGCGCGCCTGGTGGCGCATGCCCGCCAGCCGCAGCGCGCTGGCCTGGCATGTCGCGCGTGCCGCGCGTGCGCGCACGGCCCCGCTGCTGCTGATCGCGCGCGACAACCACGCCGCGCACCAGCTGGAAACCGACCTGCGCACCCTGCTCGGCGGCGACGAGGGCCTGCCCGTGGTGGTCTTCCCGGACTGGGAAACCCTGCCCTGGGACCGCTTCAGCCCGCACCCGGACATCGTCTCCCAGCGCCTGGCCACGCTGCTGCGGCTACCGTCGCTGACGCAGCCGGCGATCGTGATCGTCCCGGTGCAGACCCTGCTGCAGCGGCTGCCGCCGCTGCGCCACGTGGTCGGCAGCGCGTTCGACATGCGCGTCGGCCAGCGGCTCGACTTCGACGCCGAGAAGCGCCGGCTCGAGGGCGCTGGCTACCGCAACGTGCCGCAGGTGTTCGACCCGGGCGACTTCGCGGTGCGCGGCGGGCTGCTGGATGTCTACCCCATGGGCGCCGACCAGCCCTACCGGGTCGAACTGTTCGACGACAGCATCGAATCGATCCGCGCCTTCGACCCGGAAACCCAGCGCTCGCTCGACCGGGTCGACGCGATGCGCATGCTGCCCGGCCGCGAGATCCCGACCGACGACGTCGCCCTGTCCGCCGCGCTCGACGCGCTGCGCGCGCGCTTCGACATCGACACCCGCCGCAGCGGCCTGGTACAGGACCTCAAGGCCGGGATCGTGCCGGCCGGGATCGAGTACTACCTGCCGCTGTTCTTCGCCACGACCGCGACCCTGTTCGACTACCTCGCCCCCGACACCCTGCCCCTGGTCGACGACGGCGCGCTGGAGGCGGCCGATCATTTCTGCAGGCAGGCCGCCGAACGCTACGAGCAGCTGCGCCACGACATCGAACGCCCGATCCTGCCGCCCGCCGAACTGTGGCTGACGCCCGACGCCCTGCGCGAGCGCCTCAACGCCGGCGAACGCATCGAACTGTGCGACACGGCGCATCCGCGCCACGCCCAGGCCAGCGCGCTGGGCGACCAGCCTGCGCCGGTGCTGCCGCTGTCCGCGCGCGACAGCGAACCGGGTGCCGCGCTGGGCGCATTCCTGTCCAGCTACAGCGGACGGACGCTGATCGCCGCCGATTCGGCCGGACGCCGCGAGGCGCTGCTGGAACTGCTGGACGCGGCGGGATTGAAGCCGGTGGTGCTGACCGGGTTCGCCGCCTTCCTTTCCGACTCCGGGGGCGGCGGCGATGGGAATGCCGGGGCGGTCGCAGCGGAAGGAAGAACCACGCCCATGGGTTCCCGCCTGCGCGGGAACGACATCGGGTTCGCGATCGCGGTGGCGCCGCTCGACGACGGTTTCGCGCTCGACGACGACGGCACCGGACGCGGTCCGGTCGCGATCCTCACCGAACGCCAGCTGTTCCCCGAGCGCGCCGCGCAGCCGCGCCGGCGCAAGCGCGCGGGCCGCGAGCCCGAGGCGATCATCCGCGACCTGGGCGAGCTCAGCGAAGGCGCGCCGATCGTGCACGAGGACCACGGCGTCGGCCGCTACCGCGGCCTGGTCACGCTCGAGGCCGGCGGCCAGGCCGGCGAGTACCTCGACATCGAGTACGCCAAGGGCGACCGCCTGTACGTGCCGGTGGCACAGCTGCACCTGGTCAGCCGCTACTCGGGCGCGTCGGCCGAGACCGCGCCGCTGCATTCGCTCGGCGGCGAGCAATGGGCCAAGGCCAAGCGCAAGGCGCGCGAGAAGGTGCGCGACGTGGCTGCCGAACTGCTGGAGATCCAGGCGCGGCGGATGGCGCGCGCCGGGCTGGCGCTGCCGCTCGATCGCGCGATGTACGAACCGTTCGCCGCGGCGTTCCCGTTCGAGGAGACGCCGGACCAGCACGCGGCGATCGAGGCGGTGATCCGCGACCTCGGCTCCAGCCAGCCGATGGACCGCGTGGTCTGCGGCGACGTCGGCTTCGGCAAGACCGAGGTGGCGGTGCGCGCGGCGTTCGTGGCCGCGGCCGCGGGCCGCCAGGTGGCGGTGCTGGTGCCGACCACCCTGCTGGCCGAGCAGCATTACCGCAACTTCCGCGACCGCTTCGCCGACTGGCCGCTGCGCGTCGAGGTGCTGTCGCGCTTCAAGAGCACGAAGGAGATCAAGGCCGAGATCGGGAAGATCGCCGAGGGCACGCTCGACGTGATCGTCGGCACCCACCGTCTGCTGCAGAAGGACGTGAAGTTCAAGGACCTGGGGCTGGTCATCGTCGACGAGGAACAGCGCTTCGGCGTACGTCAGAAGGAGGCGCTAAAGGCGCTGCGCGCCAACGTGCACCTGCTCACCCTCACCGCCACGCCGATCCCGCGTACGCTCAACATGGCGATGGCCGGATTGCGCGACCTGTCGATCATCGCCACTCCGCCCGCGCACCGCCTTGCGGTGCAGACCTTCGTCCACGCCTGGGACGACGCGATGCTGCGCGAGGCGTTCCAGCGCGAGCTCTCGCGCGGCGGCCAGGTGTATTTCCTGCACAACGACGTCGAGAGCATCGGCCGCATGCAGCGCCAGCTCTCGGAGCTGGTGCCGGACGCGCGCATCGGCATCGCCCACGGCCAGATGCCGGAGCGCGAGCTGGAAAAGGTGATGCTGGACTTCCACAAGCAGCGCTTCAACGTGCTGTTGTGCTCGACCATCATCGAGTCCGGCATCGACATCCCCAACGCCAACACCATCATCATCAACCGCGCCGACAAGTTCGGCCTGGCGCAGCTGCACCAGTTGCGCGGGCGCGTCGGCCGCTCGCACCACCGCGCCTACGCCTACCTGGTGGTGCCCGACCGGCGTTCGATCACCTCCGATGCGCAGAAGCGCCTCGAGGCGATCGCCTCGATGGACGAGCTCGGCGCCGGCTTCACCCTCGCGACCCACGACCTCGAGATCCGCGGCGCCGGCGAACTGCTCGGCGAGGACCAGAGCGGGCAGATGGCCGAGGTCGGCTTCAGCCTCTACACCGAGCTGCTCGAGCGCGCGGTGCGTTCGATCCGCCAGGGCAAGCTGCCCGACATCGACGAGCCGCTGGATCGCGGCGCCGACGTCGAACTGCACGTGCCTGCGCTGATCCCGGAAGACTACCTGCCCGACGTGCACACGCGCCTGACGCTGTACAAGCGCATCAGCTCCGCGCGCGACGGCGCCGAACTGCGCGAGCTGCAGGTGGAGATGATCGACCGCTTCGGCCTGCTGCCGGATCCGGCCAGGCACCTGTTCGCGATCGCCGAACTGCGGCTGCAGGCGACCGCGCTGGGCATCCGCAAGCTCGACCTGGGCCCGGGCGGCGGGCGGCTGCAGTTCCTGGACAAGCCGTCGGTCGATCCGATGGCGGTGATCCGCCTGATCCAGGGCCAGTCGAAGCACTACCGCATGGACGGCCCAGACCGGCTGCGCATCACCCTGGATCTGCCCGATGCCGATACCCGGCTGAAGGCGGCGCGCGGGCTGCTGATCGCACTCGCGCCGCAGGCCGGGAGTGCCTGA
- the chaB gene encoding putative cation transport regulator ChaB: MPYERIDDLPDPVRDNLPKHAQDIYKEAFNSAWDQYKDPDDRRGDASREETAHRVAWAAVKEKYDKGDDGKWHPKK; encoded by the coding sequence ATGCCCTACGAGCGCATCGACGACCTGCCCGATCCGGTCCGCGACAACCTGCCGAAGCATGCGCAGGACATCTACAAGGAAGCCTTCAACAGCGCCTGGGACCAGTACAAGGATCCGGATGACCGCCGCGGCGACGCCAGCCGCGAGGAGACCGCGCACCGCGTGGCCTGGGCCGCGGTGAAGGAAAAATACGACAAGGGCGACGACGGAAAGTGGCACCCGAAGAAATAG
- a CDS encoding SixA phosphatase family protein, producing the protein MSTRLLLLLSIAGLLGACAGRDTRSSAEGATFVVVRHAEKASSPDDDPVLDPAGLERARLLARELADQPVVAIYATGYRRTRQTAAPSAATFGLQVTTYDAKAPATALAAQLRAAHPRGTVLVAGHSNTVPDIVAALCGCDSEPMPETEYDRISTIRVDADGRASLRVARYGRHPPAP; encoded by the coding sequence ATGAGCACCCGCCTCCTGTTGCTGCTGTCGATCGCCGGCCTGCTCGGCGCCTGCGCCGGTCGCGATACGCGCTCCAGCGCGGAAGGCGCGACCTTCGTGGTGGTGCGCCACGCCGAGAAGGCCAGCAGCCCGGACGACGACCCTGTGCTGGACCCGGCCGGGCTCGAACGCGCCCGGCTGCTGGCGCGGGAACTCGCGGACCAGCCGGTCGTGGCGATCTACGCTACCGGCTATCGGCGTACCCGGCAGACCGCCGCGCCGAGCGCCGCCACGTTCGGGCTGCAGGTCACGACCTACGACGCGAAGGCGCCTGCCACCGCGCTCGCCGCGCAACTGCGTGCGGCGCACCCGCGCGGCACGGTCCTCGTCGCCGGCCACAGCAACACCGTGCCCGACATCGTCGCCGCGCTCTGCGGCTGCGATTCCGAGCCGATGCCCGAGACCGAGTACGACCGCATCAGCACGATCCGCGTCGATGCCGACGGTCGTGCCTCGCTCCGGGTCGCGCGTTACGGACGCCATCCACCCGCCCCGTGA
- a CDS encoding pirin family protein, whose product MTTIIAPREHDIGNMVVRRAVPTIQARSVGPFVFVDHMGPALFEPGVGIDVRPHPHIGLATVTFLWAGTIRHRDTLGSLQDINPGDVNWMTAGRGIAHSERTPGDLRGGGQALHGMQTWVALPKPHEEAAPAFHHHPATTLPRIEQRGATLRIIAGRAYGEESPVDVFSSTLNVAIDLAADAETRIDANHVERAVYVLEGEAQLDGSDIPARHLVLPDPGSPAVLRAKTPLKALLFGGEPLDAPRHLWWNFVSSSKERIEQAKHDWQAGRFGTIADETDFIPLPER is encoded by the coding sequence ATGACCACGATCATCGCCCCGCGCGAACACGACATCGGCAACATGGTCGTCCGCCGCGCCGTGCCGACGATCCAGGCGCGCAGCGTCGGGCCGTTCGTGTTCGTCGACCACATGGGGCCGGCGCTGTTCGAGCCCGGCGTCGGCATCGACGTGCGCCCGCACCCGCACATCGGCCTGGCCACCGTGACCTTCCTCTGGGCGGGCACGATCCGCCACCGCGACACGCTCGGTTCGCTCCAGGACATCAACCCCGGTGACGTGAACTGGATGACCGCGGGCCGCGGCATCGCCCACTCCGAGCGCACGCCCGGGGACCTGCGCGGAGGCGGGCAGGCGCTGCATGGCATGCAGACCTGGGTGGCGCTGCCGAAACCCCACGAGGAGGCGGCGCCAGCGTTCCACCACCACCCTGCCACCACCCTGCCCCGGATCGAGCAGCGGGGCGCGACCCTGCGCATCATCGCCGGCAGGGCCTACGGCGAGGAGTCGCCGGTGGACGTGTTCAGCAGCACCCTCAACGTGGCGATCGACCTTGCCGCCGACGCCGAAACGAGGATCGACGCGAACCATGTCGAACGCGCGGTCTACGTGCTCGAGGGCGAGGCGCAACTGGACGGCAGCGACATCCCCGCGCGCCACCTGGTGCTGCCCGATCCCGGCTCCCCGGCGGTGCTGCGGGCGAAGACCCCGCTCAAGGCGCTGCTGTTCGGGGGCGAGCCGCTGGATGCGCCACGACACCTGTGGTGGAACTTCGTGTCCTCGTCGAAGGAACGCATCGAACAGGCCAAGCACGACTGGCAGGCGGGTCGATTCGGCACGATCGCGGACGAAACCGACTTCATCCCGCTCCCCGAAAGATGA
- the aqpZ gene encoding aquaporin Z, with protein MIKKLSAEFVGTFWLVLGGCGSAVLAANFGGDGNPLGIGFVGVALAFGLTVLTGAYALGHISGGHFNPAVSFGLWAGGRFPVRDLLPYVVAQTLGATAAAFILFQIASGAPGFAIDGGSAGAFATNGYGGLSPGGYSMAAAFLCEVVLTAFFLVVIMGATHARAPVGFAPIAIGLALTLIHLISIPVTNTSVNPARSTGVAVLVGGAQVSQLWMFWLAPILGGLLGGSFYKWLGHDRPDIVGNG; from the coding sequence ATGATCAAAAAACTCTCCGCCGAATTCGTCGGCACCTTCTGGCTGGTCCTGGGCGGCTGCGGCAGCGCCGTGCTCGCGGCCAATTTCGGCGGCGACGGCAATCCGCTGGGCATCGGGTTCGTCGGCGTGGCCCTGGCGTTCGGTCTCACGGTGCTGACCGGCGCCTACGCGCTCGGCCACATTTCCGGCGGCCATTTCAATCCCGCGGTCAGTTTCGGGCTGTGGGCCGGCGGCCGCTTTCCGGTCCGGGACCTGTTGCCCTACGTCGTGGCGCAGACGCTGGGCGCAACGGCGGCCGCCTTCATCCTGTTCCAGATCGCCAGCGGCGCTCCGGGATTCGCGATCGACGGCGGCAGCGCCGGCGCATTCGCGACCAACGGCTATGGCGGACTCTCCCCCGGCGGCTACTCGATGGCGGCCGCGTTCCTGTGCGAGGTGGTGCTGACCGCCTTCTTCCTGGTCGTGATCATGGGCGCCACCCATGCGCGTGCGCCGGTGGGCTTCGCGCCGATCGCGATCGGCCTTGCCCTGACCCTGATCCACCTGATCAGCATTCCGGTGACCAATACCTCGGTCAATCCCGCGCGTTCCACCGGGGTCGCGGTGCTGGTGGGCGGTGCGCAGGTTTCGCAGCTGTGGATGTTCTGGCTGGCGCCGATCCTCGGCGGCCTGCTCGGCGGCAGCTTCTACAAGTGGCTGGGCCACGACCGGCCGGACATCGTCGGCAACGGCTGA